One window from the genome of Halococcus agarilyticus encodes:
- a CDS encoding 50S ribosomal protein L32e — protein sequence MADEGFEYPADDLTAIDGIGEEKADDLQEAGYETVDDLRDADQDDLAEVEGVGNALAARIKADVDELDVDDEAAEADDETDGEDEADDGTDEVPDDLTDVSGVGDAKADTLREAGFESVEDLRRAEQSELAEIEGIGNALAARIKADVGGLEVAEETETEVEDETEPEEDVETELRPRGLADKTPELDEEENRLLAGRRRDSGPAFDRQNHHMKKRVSTSWRRPTGTLSKQRRGVKGKGATVEAGYRTAKPVRGRHPSGFEEVRVENTDDLEGVDGDTEAVRIGSSVGGRKRERIEEQAEDDGIRVLNPTYVEVEVNGDD from the coding sequence ATGGCTGACGAGGGGTTCGAGTACCCGGCCGACGACCTCACGGCGATCGACGGGATCGGCGAGGAGAAGGCCGACGACCTTCAGGAAGCGGGCTACGAGACGGTCGACGACCTGCGCGACGCCGATCAGGACGACCTCGCGGAGGTCGAAGGAGTCGGCAACGCGCTCGCCGCGCGGATCAAGGCCGACGTCGACGAACTCGACGTCGACGACGAGGCTGCGGAAGCCGACGACGAAACCGATGGTGAGGACGAAGCCGACGACGGGACCGACGAGGTTCCGGACGACCTCACCGACGTCAGCGGCGTCGGCGACGCGAAGGCCGACACGCTGCGCGAGGCTGGCTTCGAGTCCGTCGAGGACCTTCGCCGGGCCGAGCAGTCGGAACTCGCGGAGATCGAGGGGATCGGCAACGCGCTCGCCGCGCGGATCAAGGCCGACGTCGGCGGGCTCGAAGTCGCCGAGGAGACCGAGACCGAGGTCGAAGACGAGACCGAACCCGAGGAGGACGTCGAGACGGAGCTCCGTCCACGCGGTCTCGCCGACAAGACGCCCGAGCTCGACGAGGAGGAGAACCGACTGCTCGCGGGGCGTCGGCGCGACTCGGGACCGGCGTTCGACCGGCAGAACCACCACATGAAGAAGCGAGTCTCGACCTCGTGGCGACGACCCACCGGAACGCTCTCGAAGCAGCGCCGGGGCGTCAAGGGCAAGGGCGCGACCGTCGAGGCGGGCTATCGGACCGCGAAGCCGGTTCGAGGCCGCCATCCGAGCGGGTTCGAGGAGGTCCGTGTGGAGAACACGGACGATCTGGAGGGCGTCGACGGCGACACCGAAGCGGTGCGGATCGGGTCGTCGGTCGGCGGCCGGAAGCGCGAACGCATCGAGGAGCAAGCGGAGGACGACGGGATCAGAGTACTGAACCCGACCTACGTCGAAGTCGAGGTGAACGGAGATGACTGA
- a CDS encoding alkaline phosphatase D family protein, whose product MANDASIGGRDELRSGADDHSALLSTLDSHDLATAVAPSAASDASVFDFDPRADPAETFPQSVASGGPTPTGVILWTRIAPDAFDATEPLAVEVADDAGFENVVYSGVTDDARWIRAHDHTVNVDLDDNLAPNETYHYRFVHDGVASKTGQCRTLPRPDDSPDSLRLGVLACQNYQNGYYPAFHHVAEEDVDFLVHVGDAIYESDAGHFSGPNVDEYDREKSFPSGHDRVHGLEDYRYLYRKYRSDEFYQEALESHTLIASWDDHEFVNDLHWDDRRDAPSGDHPRADDPEFMTDLVADAMHAWWEYMPARVEYDPNGDSLQERFRLWRDFAFGDLVTLVMTDERLFRDPPREAIPTPDNVGPQYEPPGRTMLGEEQREWLIDTVTGSTSTWTVWADEVLTVPLRLGSGPLSIYPVQGGWDGYTRERQRITESIGAADVDNYVTLTGDMHCYVAAYQQTSYPGRVSGGEGVAPGDRIGVEFMTPAVTSLNIAEALRLTRGWRGKLTEPLLTWLVTTMNPHIDFFDSHNWGYSVVEFTREDCTYVGYAVDKTVNSPDADRSVVAAYRVPEGDVELEDVTDEYRE is encoded by the coding sequence ATGGCGAACGACGCGAGTATCGGCGGGCGCGACGAACTCCGGAGCGGAGCGGACGACCACTCGGCGCTGCTGTCGACGCTCGACTCACACGACCTCGCGACCGCGGTGGCTCCCTCCGCAGCGAGCGATGCGTCGGTCTTCGATTTCGATCCCCGGGCCGACCCGGCCGAGACCTTCCCCCAGTCGGTCGCGAGCGGCGGGCCGACGCCGACGGGCGTCATCCTCTGGACGCGCATCGCGCCCGACGCCTTCGACGCTACCGAACCCCTCGCAGTCGAGGTCGCCGACGACGCAGGGTTCGAGAACGTCGTGTACAGCGGTGTCACCGACGATGCTCGCTGGATCCGCGCGCACGACCACACGGTGAACGTCGATCTCGACGACAATCTCGCCCCGAACGAGACGTACCACTACCGGTTCGTCCACGACGGGGTGGCGTCGAAGACCGGCCAGTGCCGGACGCTTCCCCGGCCGGACGACTCGCCCGACTCGCTCCGCCTCGGCGTGCTCGCGTGCCAGAACTACCAGAACGGCTACTACCCCGCCTTCCACCACGTCGCCGAGGAGGACGTCGATTTCCTGGTTCACGTCGGCGACGCCATCTACGAATCCGACGCCGGCCACTTCAGCGGCCCCAACGTCGACGAGTACGACCGCGAGAAGTCGTTCCCGAGCGGCCACGACCGCGTCCACGGTCTGGAGGACTATCGCTACCTCTATCGAAAGTATCGCTCGGACGAGTTCTATCAGGAGGCGCTCGAATCCCATACCCTGATCGCCAGCTGGGACGATCACGAGTTCGTCAACGACCTCCACTGGGACGACCGGCGGGACGCGCCATCGGGCGACCACCCACGGGCCGACGACCCCGAGTTCATGACCGACCTCGTCGCCGACGCGATGCACGCGTGGTGGGAGTACATGCCCGCGCGCGTGGAGTACGACCCGAACGGCGACTCGCTCCAGGAGCGTTTTCGACTGTGGCGCGACTTCGCGTTCGGGGACCTCGTGACGCTCGTGATGACCGACGAGCGCCTGTTTCGCGACCCCCCACGGGAAGCGATTCCGACGCCCGACAACGTGGGCCCACAGTACGAGCCGCCCGGCCGAACGATGCTCGGCGAGGAACAGCGCGAGTGGCTCATCGACACGGTCACCGGATCGACGTCGACGTGGACGGTCTGGGCCGACGAAGTGCTGACGGTGCCGCTTCGCCTGGGCTCCGGGCCATTGTCGATCTACCCGGTCCAGGGCGGGTGGGACGGCTACACGCGCGAACGCCAGCGCATCACGGAGTCGATCGGTGCGGCCGACGTCGACAACTACGTCACGCTCACCGGCGACATGCACTGTTACGTGGCGGCGTACCAGCAGACCTCCTACCCGGGGCGAGTCTCGGGCGGTGAGGGCGTCGCGCCGGGCGACCGGATCGGCGTGGAGTTCATGACGCCCGCGGTGACCTCGCTCAACATCGCCGAGGCGCTCCGCCTCACGCGGGGCTGGCGCGGCAAACTCACCGAACCGCTGCTGACGTGGCTGGTCACGACGATGAACCCCCACATCGACTTTTTCGACAGCCACAACTGGGGCTACTCGGTGGTCGAGTTCACGCGCGAGGACTGTACGTACGTGGGCTACGCGGTCGACAAGACGGTGAACTCGCCGGACGCCGACCGCTCCGTCGTCGCCGCCTATCGGGTGCCCGAGGGGGACGTGGAGCTCGAAGACGTGACCGACGAGTACCGCGAGTAG
- a CDS encoding 30S ribosomal protein S5, producing the protein MSRRGWEPRTRLGKQVAEEEITTMEEALNSGLPLKEPEITDQLLPGLEDDVLDINMVQRMTDSGRRVKFRCVVAIGNRDGYVGYAEGRDDQVGSAIQKAIGIAKLNVVNVSRGCGSWECGCGRPHTVALRTSGKAGSVEVELRPAPRGLGLAGGETVRSVLELAGIEDIWTRSSGTTRTTVNFAKATFNALRATGEARVPKETRRKREVIE; encoded by the coding sequence ATGAGTAGACGCGGCTGGGAGCCGCGCACGCGGCTCGGCAAGCAGGTCGCAGAAGAGGAGATCACCACGATGGAGGAGGCGCTGAACTCGGGCCTCCCGCTGAAGGAGCCCGAGATCACCGACCAGCTCCTCCCCGGGCTCGAGGACGACGTCCTCGACATCAACATGGTTCAGCGGATGACCGACTCCGGGCGGCGAGTCAAGTTCCGGTGTGTGGTCGCGATCGGCAATCGTGATGGGTACGTCGGCTACGCCGAAGGCCGCGACGACCAGGTGGGCTCGGCGATTCAGAAGGCGATCGGGATCGCGAAGCTCAACGTCGTCAACGTCTCGCGGGGCTGTGGCTCGTGGGAGTGTGGCTGCGGCCGCCCCCACACCGTTGCGCTCCGCACCAGCGGGAAGGCGGGCAGCGTCGAGGTCGAGCTCCGGCCCGCACCGCGCGGGCTCGGGCTCGCGGGCGGGGAGACCGTCCGCTCGGTGCTCGAACTCGCCGGGATCGAGGACATCTGGACGCGTTCGTCGGGGACGACCCGGACGACGGTGAACTTCGCGAAGGCGACGTTCAACGCGCTCCGGGCGACCGGCGAGGCCAGAGTCCCCAAAGAAACCCGCCGCAAGCGGGAGGTGATCGAGTGA
- the secY gene encoding preprotein translocase subunit SecY yields MGWKETAEPVLTRMPSVRRPEGHVPFRRKLGWTAGVLVLYFFLTNVTLYGLPSAQAGSDLFGQFRTILAGATGSILQLGIGPIVTASIVLQLLGGANLLGLDTSDPRDQILYQGLQKFLVIVMICITGLPMVFAGNFLPASEQLAASLGIGVFGVKWLMFAQIFVGGVLILFMDEVISKWGVGSGIGLFIVAGVSQSLVGGFIGAEGFFASWFGILTGAIEVSPLTSAGLQTLLLGAGDLIPLFTTVLIFVVVVYAESVRVEIPLSHARVKGARGRFPVKLIYASVLPMILVRAVQANIQFLGRILNSQFGLPAWAGVYGSNGQPVSGLFYYFAPIYTPQDWIGVSQATWQVALRIGVDLTFMVIGGAIFAIFWVETADMGPEATAKQIQDSGMQIPGFRQNPGVIEKVLERYIPQVTVIGGALVGLLAVGANMLGTIGAVGGTGLLLTVSITYKLYEEIAEEQLMEMHPMMRQMFG; encoded by the coding sequence ATGGGTTGGAAGGAGACCGCCGAACCGGTGCTGACGCGGATGCCCTCCGTCCGGCGACCGGAGGGCCACGTGCCCTTCAGACGCAAGCTCGGGTGGACGGCGGGCGTGCTCGTCCTGTACTTTTTCCTGACGAACGTCACGCTCTACGGGCTGCCGTCCGCGCAGGCCGGCAGCGATCTGTTCGGTCAGTTCCGAACGATCCTCGCGGGGGCCACGGGATCGATCCTCCAGCTCGGGATCGGCCCGATCGTGACCGCGAGCATCGTGCTCCAGCTGCTCGGCGGGGCCAACCTCCTCGGACTCGACACCTCCGACCCGCGTGATCAGATCCTCTATCAGGGGCTCCAGAAGTTCCTCGTGATCGTGATGATCTGCATCACGGGGCTGCCGATGGTGTTCGCGGGCAACTTCCTTCCGGCGAGCGAACAGCTCGCCGCATCGCTCGGGATCGGCGTCTTCGGGGTGAAGTGGCTCATGTTCGCCCAGATCTTCGTCGGCGGGGTGTTGATCCTGTTCATGGACGAGGTCATCTCGAAGTGGGGCGTCGGCTCGGGGATCGGGCTGTTCATCGTCGCCGGCGTGAGTCAGAGCCTCGTCGGCGGGTTCATCGGTGCGGAGGGGTTCTTCGCGAGCTGGTTCGGCATCCTGACCGGCGCGATCGAGGTCTCGCCGCTGACCAGCGCGGGCCTCCAGACGCTGCTGCTCGGCGCGGGCGACCTCATTCCGCTGTTCACCACCGTCCTGATCTTCGTGGTGGTGGTGTATGCCGAAAGCGTCCGGGTCGAAATCCCGCTCAGCCACGCGCGGGTCAAGGGCGCACGCGGTCGGTTCCCGGTGAAGCTGATCTACGCCAGCGTCCTCCCGATGATCCTCGTGCGCGCGGTCCAGGCCAACATCCAGTTTCTCGGACGGATCCTCAACTCCCAGTTCGGGCTGCCAGCGTGGGCGGGCGTCTACGGCTCCAACGGCCAGCCAGTCTCCGGGTTGTTCTACTACTTCGCGCCGATCTACACGCCGCAGGACTGGATCGGGGTGAGCCAGGCGACGTGGCAGGTCGCGCTCCGGATCGGGGTCGACCTCACGTTCATGGTGATCGGCGGCGCGATCTTCGCGATCTTCTGGGTCGAGACTGCCGACATGGGCCCCGAGGCCACCGCGAAACAGATCCAGGACTCCGGGATGCAGATCCCCGGCTTCCGGCAGAACCCCGGCGTGATCGAGAAGGTGCTCGAACGGTACATCCCCCAGGTCACGGTGATCGGCGGGGCGCTGGTGGGGCTGCTCGCGGTCGGCGCGAACATGCTCGGGACCATCGGCGCGGTCGGTGGGACGGGCCTCCTGCTGACGGTCTCGATCACCTACAAGCTCTACGAGGAGATCGCGGAGGAGCAGCTCATGGAGATGCACCCCATGATGCGTCAGATGTTCGGTTGA
- the rpmD gene encoding 50S ribosomal protein L30: MQALVQLRGEVNMSQEVRDTLSMLNVHSTNHCALVPETDTYRGMITKVNDYVAYGEPSQAVLERTLSTRAEPAEGTGEIDDEWVGENTDYDDLAGLAAALLDEETTLREAGLAPALRLHPPRGGHDGVKHPTPEGGELGKHDTDGIDALLTAMR, encoded by the coding sequence ATGCAAGCGCTCGTCCAGCTCCGCGGCGAGGTCAACATGAGCCAGGAAGTTCGTGATACGCTCTCGATGCTCAACGTCCACAGCACCAACCACTGTGCGCTGGTGCCCGAGACCGACACGTATCGGGGGATGATCACGAAGGTCAACGACTACGTGGCCTACGGCGAGCCGAGCCAGGCGGTGCTCGAACGCACTCTCAGCACGCGGGCCGAGCCTGCAGAGGGAACAGGCGAAATCGACGACGAGTGGGTCGGCGAGAACACCGACTACGACGACCTCGCGGGGCTCGCGGCGGCGCTGCTCGACGAGGAGACCACGCTGCGGGAGGCGGGGCTCGCCCCCGCGCTTCGGCTCCACCCGCCGCGCGGCGGCCACGACGGCGTCAAACACCCGACGCCGGAGGGCGGCGAGCTCGGCAAGCACGACACCGACGGCATCGATGCGCTGCTGACGGCGATGCGGTAA
- a CDS encoding TrkH family potassium uptake protein produces the protein MAVRVDLRTTASLLGTVIKGLAWPLSVLVLVALGYGESPVPFAVPLVPALVLGEGLERLERGDTGPREAFLLVALAWLSVALVGSLPFVLAGTGVFARPTNALFESMSGITTTGATVIQSFDVHSRSILLWRSVLQWLGGLGILVLAVGLLSRLSVSGAQLMETETQTRNVTKLTPRIAGTARLLGGLYVGLTALLVLVLLALRIVGMAPNMGPYNAVAHALTTVSTAGFSPEAASLGAFSPAVQWVVILFMIVGATNFVLLYYLARGDPSRLRESEEFRFYLTILAGATTLIVAALAFEEGVSGLDTVRHATFQAVSIFTTTGYATVDFDTWPPLARHVLLVGMFVGGMAGSTTCSIKTLRWLVVAKAFRRDLFTAIHPEAIRPIRLSGRPIDEGTIRDVYTYTLVSVVIFGFLTVFVIVDAARVGLALGEFEAMGAAASTFLNIGPAFGLAGPYGSYAAFPVSTKLVMIVLMWIGRIEIVPVLVLFTAAFWRS, from the coding sequence ATGGCCGTCCGGGTCGATCTCCGGACGACTGCGAGCCTCCTCGGTACTGTAATCAAGGGACTCGCGTGGCCGCTCTCCGTCCTCGTGTTGGTCGCGCTCGGCTACGGCGAATCGCCGGTTCCGTTCGCCGTCCCGCTCGTTCCCGCTCTCGTTCTCGGCGAGGGACTGGAGCGGCTCGAACGCGGTGATACGGGCCCGCGGGAGGCGTTCTTGCTGGTGGCGCTCGCGTGGCTCTCGGTCGCGCTCGTCGGATCCCTTCCGTTCGTTCTCGCCGGTACGGGCGTTTTCGCCCGACCCACGAACGCGCTGTTCGAATCCATGAGCGGGATCACCACCACGGGAGCGACCGTCATCCAGTCGTTCGACGTCCACTCGCGTTCGATCCTGCTGTGGCGGAGCGTCCTCCAGTGGCTCGGCGGGCTCGGAATCCTCGTGCTCGCGGTCGGGCTGCTCTCGCGGCTCTCGGTCAGCGGCGCGCAGCTGATGGAGACCGAGACCCAAACGAGAAACGTCACGAAGCTCACCCCCCGCATCGCCGGCACTGCACGCCTGCTCGGCGGGCTGTACGTCGGACTGACGGCGTTGCTGGTTCTCGTGTTGCTCGCGCTCCGAATTGTAGGGATGGCCCCGAACATGGGCCCCTACAACGCGGTCGCCCACGCGCTCACCACCGTCTCGACCGCCGGCTTCTCGCCCGAGGCCGCGAGTCTCGGGGCGTTCTCCCCGGCCGTCCAGTGGGTCGTGATCCTCTTCATGATCGTCGGTGCGACCAACTTCGTGCTGCTGTACTACCTCGCGCGCGGCGACCCCTCGCGGCTCCGCGAGAGCGAGGAGTTCCGCTTCTACCTCACGATCCTCGCCGGCGCGACGACCCTCATCGTGGCGGCGCTGGCGTTCGAGGAGGGGGTGTCGGGGCTCGACACCGTTCGCCACGCCACCTTTCAGGCCGTCTCGATCTTCACGACGACGGGCTACGCGACCGTCGATTTCGATACCTGGCCGCCGCTCGCGCGCCACGTCCTCCTCGTCGGGATGTTCGTCGGCGGGATGGCGGGCAGCACCACCTGCTCGATCAAGACCCTCCGGTGGCTCGTCGTCGCCAAGGCGTTCCGCCGCGACCTGTTCACCGCGATCCACCCGGAGGCCATCCGCCCGATCCGCCTCTCCGGCCGGCCGATCGACGAGGGGACCATTCGGGATGTCTACACCTACACCCTGGTGAGCGTCGTGATCTTCGGGTTCCTGACGGTGTTCGTGATCGTGGACGCCGCGCGGGTCGGCCTCGCGCTCGGCGAGTTCGAGGCGATGGGGGCGGCGGCCTCGACGTTTCTCAACATCGGGCCGGCGTTCGGGCTCGCCGGCCCCTACGGGAGCTACGCGGCGTTTCCCGTCTCGACGAAGCTCGTCATGATCGTCCTGATGTGGATCGGTCGCATCGAGATCGTTCCCGTCCTCGTCCTCTTCACGGCCGCCTTCTGGCGGTCGTAG
- the trkA gene encoding Trk system potassium transporter TrkA encodes MRVVIVGAGQVGSSIAASLDADHEVVVVDNDAERVESLTYSLDVLTIEGDGASLATLREAEIGEADLLIASTDDDETNIVACATAKTASDAFTVARVKRTNYLETWQEAGGAFGVDFMVCTNLLAAETMVRVIGLPAARDVDVFAEGRVMMAEFCVPEGSPVAGRTVAEADHFPELTFAAMLRDGDVVIPKGETTIEVGDELIVIGSPENTRTFASDLAPGRDEDGKDVVIVGGSEIAVEAARLLEDRGLHPRLVERDPDRARELAELLAGTTVMASDATDQEFLQREHIGDADVVIAALGSDEKNLLASLLATRIGVPRTVALVETAEYTDLFEAVGVGAAINPREATAEEIIRLTRDGETENVAIVDHDRAEVLEIEIGDDSVLAGRPIRESAADLPARVTIGAITRNGEFVTPRGDTVVKVGDHVVVFAEIDAIDAVASQV; translated from the coding sequence GTGCGGGTAGTGATCGTGGGGGCGGGCCAGGTGGGCTCCTCGATCGCCGCGAGCCTCGATGCGGATCACGAGGTCGTGGTGGTCGACAACGACGCCGAGCGGGTCGAGAGCCTCACCTACTCGCTCGACGTGCTCACGATCGAGGGCGACGGCGCGTCGCTCGCGACGCTCCGGGAGGCCGAGATCGGGGAAGCGGACCTCCTGATCGCGAGCACCGACGACGACGAGACCAACATCGTGGCGTGTGCCACCGCGAAAACCGCGAGCGATGCGTTCACCGTCGCCCGGGTGAAGCGAACGAACTACCTCGAAACGTGGCAGGAGGCCGGCGGCGCGTTCGGCGTCGACTTCATGGTCTGTACCAACCTGCTGGCGGCCGAGACGATGGTCCGGGTCATCGGCCTGCCGGCCGCCCGGGACGTCGACGTGTTCGCCGAGGGCCGCGTGATGATGGCGGAGTTCTGCGTCCCCGAGGGGAGCCCCGTGGCGGGCCGGACGGTGGCCGAGGCCGACCACTTTCCCGAACTCACCTTCGCGGCGATGCTGCGGGACGGCGACGTCGTCATTCCGAAGGGCGAGACGACGATCGAGGTCGGCGACGAGCTGATCGTGATCGGGAGCCCCGAGAACACGCGCACGTTCGCGAGCGACCTCGCGCCTGGCCGGGACGAGGACGGCAAGGACGTCGTGATCGTCGGCGGGAGCGAGATCGCGGTCGAGGCCGCACGGCTGCTCGAAGACCGCGGGCTCCATCCGCGCCTCGTCGAGCGCGACCCCGACCGCGCCCGCGAGCTCGCGGAGCTGCTCGCCGGGACCACGGTGATGGCGAGCGACGCGACCGACCAGGAGTTCCTGCAGCGCGAACATATCGGCGACGCCGACGTGGTGATCGCGGCGCTCGGCAGCGACGAGAAGAACCTACTCGCCAGCCTGCTCGCCACCCGGATCGGGGTGCCCCGAACGGTCGCGCTGGTGGAGACCGCCGAGTACACCGATCTCTTCGAGGCGGTGGGTGTCGGCGCGGCGATCAACCCGCGCGAGGCGACCGCCGAGGAGATCATTCGACTCACCCGCGACGGCGAGACCGAGAACGTCGCGATCGTCGATCACGACCGTGCGGAGGTGCTCGAGATCGAGATCGGCGACGACAGCGTGCTCGCCGGCCGCCCGATCCGCGAGTCCGCCGCCGATCTCCCGGCGAGAGTGACCATCGGGGCGATCACGCGGAACGGCGAGTTCGTCACGCCGCGAGGCGATACCGTGGTGAAGGTCGGTGATCACGTCGTCGTGTTCGCCGAGATCGACGCCATCGACGCCGTCGCCAGCCAGGTCTGA
- a CDS encoding uL15m family ribosomal protein, which translates to MTSKKRRQRGSRTHGGGSHKNRRGAGHRGGRGRAGRDDHEFHNYGPLGKHGFDRPEKVKEEIHTIDVRELDEDAALYAAEDLAEDTDDGYRLDARDVVEDGHEADVVKVLGGGQVRQALSVTADAFSDSARDLLDEAGGEAVLSDRGEERLADAEDDTDDEDSDEEATSAES; encoded by the coding sequence ATGACAAGCAAGAAACGACGCCAGCGCGGGTCGCGCACCCACGGCGGCGGCTCCCACAAGAACCGACGCGGGGCCGGCCACCGGGGCGGGCGCGGACGTGCGGGGCGTGACGATCACGAGTTCCACAACTACGGACCGCTCGGCAAACACGGGTTCGACCGCCCGGAGAAGGTCAAGGAGGAGATCCACACGATCGACGTGCGCGAACTCGACGAGGACGCGGCGCTGTACGCCGCCGAGGACCTCGCCGAGGACACCGACGACGGCTACCGACTCGACGCGCGTGACGTCGTCGAGGACGGGCACGAGGCCGACGTCGTGAAGGTGCTCGGCGGCGGCCAGGTCCGCCAGGCGCTGTCGGTGACCGCCGACGCGTTTTCGGATAGCGCCCGCGACCTGCTCGACGAGGCGGGTGGCGAGGCCGTTCTGAGCGATCGCGGGGAGGAACGGCTCGCCGACGCGGAGGACGACACCGACGACGAGGACTCGGACGAAGAAGCTACAAGCGCGGAGTCCTGA
- a CDS encoding 50S ribosomal protein L18 encodes MATGPRYNVPMRRRREVRTDYHQRLRLLKSGKPRLVARKSNRHVRAQLVTPGPDGDETHASASSGDLAEYGWEAPTGNLPSAYLTGLLAGLRARDTDVDEAVLDIGLNTATPGNKVFAIQEGAIDAGLRVPHNESVFADWSRTSGEHVAEYAENRDEQLYSGEFDATELPAHFEEVRQDIMDAFDHELGGTDE; translated from the coding sequence ATGGCAACAGGACCACGATACAACGTTCCGATGCGCCGCCGGCGCGAGGTCCGGACGGATTACCATCAGCGGTTGCGCCTGTTGAAATCAGGCAAACCCCGACTGGTTGCTCGCAAGAGCAACCGCCACGTCAGGGCGCAGCTGGTGACTCCCGGCCCCGACGGCGACGAAACGCACGCGAGCGCGAGCTCCGGCGACCTCGCCGAGTACGGCTGGGAGGCTCCCACCGGGAACCTTCCCAGTGCCTATCTCACGGGGTTGCTCGCGGGGCTGCGCGCGCGAGACACCGATGTCGACGAGGCAGTGCTCGACATCGGCCTCAACACCGCGACGCCCGGCAACAAGGTGTTCGCGATCCAGGAGGGCGCGATCGATGCTGGACTCCGCGTTCCGCACAACGAATCGGTGTTCGCGGACTGGTCGCGCACCAGCGGCGAGCACGTCGCGGAGTACGCCGAGAACCGGGACGAACAGCTGTACTCCGGCGAGTTCGACGCGACCGAGCTGCCGGCACACTTCGAGGAGGTACGTCAGGACATCATGGACGCATTCGACCACGAGCTTGGAGGCACCGATGAGTAG
- a CDS encoding 50S ribosomal protein L19e yields MTDLTAQRRLAADVLDVGKNRVWFDPDAQGEIAEAITREDIREQIANGTIESKDAKSNSRGRAREREAKRAAGHRSGPGTRKGTAGAREDRKDAWVSRIRAQRRRLKELRADGTLDRTQYRALYDKAGGGEFDSVDRLETFATNEYDVDIEEE; encoded by the coding sequence ATGACTGATCTGACCGCACAGCGACGCCTGGCCGCGGACGTCCTCGACGTCGGGAAGAACCGTGTCTGGTTCGACCCCGACGCCCAGGGCGAGATCGCGGAGGCGATCACCCGCGAGGACATCCGCGAGCAGATCGCCAACGGAACAATCGAATCGAAGGACGCGAAGTCGAACTCCCGAGGCCGCGCGCGCGAACGCGAGGCGAAACGCGCCGCCGGCCACCGCAGCGGCCCCGGCACGCGGAAGGGGACCGCCGGAGCCCGCGAGGACCGCAAGGACGCGTGGGTCTCGCGGATCCGCGCCCAGCGCCGCCGGCTGAAGGAGCTGCGCGCCGACGGGACGCTCGATCGAACCCAGTACCGCGCGCTCTACGACAAGGCGGGCGGCGGCGAGTTCGACAGCGTCGACAGGCTAGAGACGTTCGCCACGAACGAGTACGACGTCGATATCGAGGAGGAATAA